A genomic region of Sciurus carolinensis chromosome 7, mSciCar1.2, whole genome shotgun sequence contains the following coding sequences:
- the Abcc10 gene encoding ATP-binding cassette sub-family C member 10 isoform X1, with amino-acid sequence MSVERLLAQLCGTSPARPLPLWEGNTTGHCFTQLVLSVLPHAFLAVLSACHLGTPRNPNYILPCSAGWCLRIGASFLLSIFPLLDLLPVALPPGAGPGPLGLEVLAGCVAAMAWLSHSLALWTLAHSPHGLSRGPLALALAAFLPAPALVLTLLWHCQKGTLLPPLLPGPLARLCLLILQLAAILAYGLGWAAPRGPQESWTQEPFLSSEDQEPEVSEDGESWLSRFSYAWLAPLLTRGAHGELQQAQDTCHLPRRLHLAYLARAFQAHWREGARLWRALYGAFGQRYLALGLLKLVGTMLGFSGPLLLSLLVGFLEEGQEPLSHGLLYALGLASGAVLGAVLQNQYGFEVRKVTLQARGAVLNILYHKTLQLGPSRPPAGEALNLLGTDSERLLNFASSFHEAWGLPLQLAITLYLLYNQVGMAFVGGLLLALLLVPVNKVIATRIMASNQEMLQHKDARVKLVTELLSGIRVIKFFGWEKALGARVEAYRARELGRLRVIKYLDAACVYLWAALPVVIAIIIFITYVLMGHQLTATKVFTALALVRMLIFPLNNFPWVINGLLEAKVSLVRIQHFLDLPNHNPQMYYSSDPPVRPSTVLELHEALFSWDPVGTSQETFISHLEVKKGMLVGIVGKVGCGKSSLLAAIAGELHRLHGQVAVWELSKGFGLATQEPWIQFATIRDNILFGKTFDAQLYREVLEACALNEDLSILPAGDQTEVGEKGVTLSGGQRARIALARAVYQEKTLYLLDDPLAAVDADVANHLLHKCILGMLSHTTRLLCTHRTEYLERADLVLLMESGHLVRAGPPSEILPLVQAVPKTWAENGQEPDSAKALSVQHPEKTKEELELEQNESGRLLQEESKKEGAVALHVYRAYWRAVGQGLALAILLSLLLMQATCNAADWWLSHWISQLKAARNSSQEGLASTSPGFSRLFSAQLLLFSPGSLYTPVFPLPKAAPNGSSDVRFYLTVYATIAGVNSLCTLLRAVLFAAGTLQAAATLHHRLLQRVLMAPVTFFDSTPTGRILNRFSSDVACADDSLPFLLNILLANAAGLLGLLAVLGSGLPWLLLLLPPLSIMYYRVQHRYRASARELRRLGSLTLSPLYTHLADTLAGLPVLRAAGATYRFEEKNQQLLELNQRCQFSSYATTQWLDIRLQLMGAAVVSAIAGIALVQHQQGLANPGLVGLSLSYALSLTGLLSGLVSSFTQTETMLVSVERLEEYSCELPQEPQGQPLQGISWLTQGSVEFQDVVLVYRPGLPNALDGVTFRVQPGEKLGIVGRTGSGKSSLFLVLFRLLEPSMGRVLLDGMDTSQLELTELRSGGRRSQLAIIPQEPFLFSGTVRENLDPQGLYEDRALWQALEQCHLSEVIISMGGLLGELGEGGRSLSLGQRQLLCLARALLTDAKVLCIDEATASVDQKTDQLLQQTICKRFANKTVLTIAHRLNTILNSDRVLVLQAGRVVELDSPSALRNQPHSLFQQLLQSSQQGGPSSPGGP; translated from the exons ATGTCCGTGGAACGGCTCCTGGCCCAGCTGTGCGGCACCAGCCCTGCGCGGCCACTCCCGCTGTGGGAGGGGAACACCACAGGCCACTGCTTCACCCAGCTGGTGCTCAGCGTCCTACCCCACGCGTTCCTCGCGGTGCTCAGTGCCTGTCACCTGGGCACCCCGAG GAATCCAAACTACATCCTACCCTGCAGTGCTGGCTGGTGCCTCCGAATTGGAGCTTCTTTTTTGCTCTCCATCTTCCCGCTGCTAGATCTCCTTCCAGTTGCCTTGCCACCAGGAGCAGGCCCAGGACCCTTAGGGTTAGAGGTGCTGGCAGGGTGTGTGGCAGCTATGGCCTGGCTCAGCCACAGCCTGGCTCTGTGGACATTAGCTCATTCACCTCATGGCCTCTCCCGGGGGCCCTTGGCCTTGGCTCTAGCAGCCTTCttgccagccccagccctagtGCTTACCCTGCTCTGGCATTGCCAGAAAGGCACATTGCTGCCCCCACTTCTCCCAGGGCCCCTAGCCCGCCTGTGTCTTCTCATTTTGCAGCTGGCAGCAATCTTGGCCTATGGACTGGGTTGGGCAGCCCCCAGGGGGCCACAAGAATCCTGGACTCAAGAGCCCTTCCTGTCCTCTGAGGATCAGGAACCTGAGGTGTCTGAGGATGGGGAGAGTTGGCTGTCACGCTTCTCCTATGCCTGGCTGGCACCCTTGCTGACCCGTGGGGCCCATGGAGAGCTCCAGCAGGCTCAAGACACATGCCATCTCCCCCGCAGGCTACACCTAGCCTACCTGGCCCGTGCCTTTCAGGCACACTGGCGGGAGGGTGCCCGGCTGTGGAGGGCCCTATATGGAGCCTTTGGGCAGCGCTACCTGGCACTTGGACTGCTCAAGCTGGTGGGGACCATGTTGGGATTCTCAGGGCCTCTGTTGCTTTCCCTATTggtgggcttcctggaggaagggcaAGAGCCACTAAGCCATGGCCTGCTCTATGCCCTGGGGCTAGCCAGTGGGGCTGTGTTGGGCGCTGTGCTACAGAATCAGTATGGGTTTGAGGTACGCAAGGTGACACTGCAGGCACGGGGGGCCGTATTGAACATCCTGTACCACAAGACTTTACAGCTGGGGCCCAGTCGCCCTCCTGCTGGGGAGGCCCTCAACCTACTAGGCACTGACTCTGAGCGGCTGCTAAACTTTGCCAGCAGCTTCCATGAGGCCTGGGGCTTGCCCCTGCAGCTGGCCATCACCCTCTATCTACTATACAACCAGGTGGGCATGGCCTTTGTGGGTGGTCTGCTCTTGGCGCTACTGCTGGTACCTGTCAACAAAGTGATTGCTACCCGCATCATGGCCAGCAACCAGGAGATGCTACAGCACAAGGACGCACGGGTTAAG CTTGTGACAGAACTGCTGAGTGGCATTAGAGTCATCAAGTTCTTTGGGTGGGAGAAGGCACTGGGGGCCCGAGTTGAGGCCTATCGGGCTCGAGAGTTGGGACGACTCCGAGTCATCAAATACCTGGATGCAGCCTGCGTGTACCTGTGGGCTGCCCTGCCGGTAGTCATTgccatcatcatcttcatcacctATGTACTTATGGGGCACCAGCTCACTGCTACCAAG GTGTTCACAGCCCTGGCACTGGTGCGCATGCTTATTTTCCCCCTCAACAACTTCCCTTGGGTCATCAATGGCCTCCTGGAGGCCAAAGTATCCTTGGTGCGGATCCAGCATTTCCTTGACCTTCCAAACCACAATCCCCAGATGTACTACAGCTCAG ATCCCCCTGTAAGGCCATCTACGGTGTTGGAGTTGCATGAAGCCTTGTTTTCCTGGGACCCAGTTGGAACTAGCCAGGAGACCTTCATTAGTCACCTTGAAGTGAAAAAG GGTATGCTGGTGGGCATTGTGGGGAAGGTAGGCTGTGGGAAGAGCTCGTTACTGGCTGCCATTGCTGGGGAACTGCACAG GCTGCATGGGCAGGTGGCAGTGTGGGAGCTATCCAAGGGCTTTGGCCTGGCCACCCAGGAACCCTGGATCCAGTTTGCCACCATCCGAGACAACATCCTCTTCGGGAAGACATTTGATGCCCAGCTGTACAGGGAGGTGCTAGAGGCCTGTGCCCTCAACGAGGACCTCAGC ATCCTGCCTGCAGGAGACCAGAcagaggtgggggagaagggtGTGACCCTCAGCGGGGGACAGCGTGCCCGGATTGCCCTTGCTCGTGCCGTGTACCAG GAGAAAACTCTCTATCTCCTTGATGACCCCCTGGCTGCTGTGGATGCAGATGTGGCCAACCACTTGTTGCACAAGTGCATCCTGGGAATGCTGAGTCACACTACACGGCTGCTGTGCACCCACCGCACTGAATACCTGGAGAGGGCTGACCTGGTGCTGCTTATGGAGTCTGGGCACCTTGTCCGGGCTG GACCTCCTTCTGAGATTCTGCCATTGGTACAAGCTGTCCCCAAAACCTGGGCTGAGAATGGACAAGAGCCTGACTCAG CCAAGGCCCTGTCAGTACAGCAcccagagaaaacaaaggaagaactaGAGTTGGAGCAGAACGAATCTGGCCGCCTGCTGCAGGAGGAAAGCAAGAAGGAGGGCGCCGTAGCCTTGCATGTATACCGTGCATACTGGAGGGCTGTGGGCCAGGGCCTGGCCCTCGCCAtcctcctctctctgctccttATGCAAG CCACATGCAATGCTGCGGACTGGTGGCTGTCCCATTGGATCTCTCAGCTGAAGGCAGCCAGGAATAGCTCCCAGGAGGGGCTGGCCTCCACCAGCCCGGGCTTCTCCAGGCTTTTCTCTGCACAGCTGCTCCTCTTCTCCCCCGGAAGCCTCTA CACCCCAGTGTTCCCATTACCCAAAGCTGCCCCCAATGGCTCTTCAGACGTCCGTTTCTACCTCACCGTATATGCGACTATTGCTGGTGTCAACTCTCTCTGCACCCTTCTCCGGGCAGTGCTCTTTGCAGCAGGTACCCTCCAAGCAGCTGCCACCCTGCATCACCGCCTACTGCAGCGAGTCCTCATG GCACCAGTGACTTTCTTTGACTCCACTCCCACGGGCCGGATCCTAAACCGCTTCTCCTCTGATGTGGCCTGTGCGGATGATAGCCTGCCCTTCCTCCTCAACATCTTGCTGGCCAATGCAGCAGGCTTGCTGGGTCTCCTGGctgtgctgggctctggccttccctggctgctgctgctcttgCCACCTTTGAGCATCATGTACTACCGCGTGCAGCACCGCTACAGGGCCTCCGCACGGGAGCTGCGTCGCCTGGGCAGCCTCACCCTGTCTCCACTCTATACCCACCTGGCTGACACCTTGGCTGGCCTCCCTGTACTCCGGGCAGCTGGGGCCACCTACAG GTTTGAGGAGAAGAACCAGCAACTCCTAGAGCTAAATCAGAGGTGCCAGTTTTCTTCCTATGCCACAACACAGTGGCTGGACATTCGACTACAGCTCATGGGGGCAGCAGTGGTCAGTGCCATTGCGGGCATTGCCCTGGTGCAGCACCAGCAAGGCCTCGCTAACCCAG GGCTGGTGGGCCTGTCTCTGTCTTATGCCCTGTCCCTGACAGGCCTGCTCTCAGGCCTGGTGAGCAGCTTCACGCAAACAGAAACCATGCTAGTGAGTGTTGAGCGCCTGGAGGAGTACTCCTGTGAACTGCCTCAGGAGCCTCAGGGACAGCCACTGCAG GGCATCAGCTGGTTGACCCAGGGAAGTGTGGAGTTCCAGGATGTGGTGTTGGTGTACCGGCCAGGGCTGCCAAATGCCCTGGATGGGGTGACCTTCCGTGTACAACCTGGAGAAAAGCTGGGCATTGTGGGCCGCACAGGTTCCGGCAAGTCGTCCCTGTTTTTGGTGCTGTTCCGGCTGTTGGAGCCCAGTATGGGGAGAGTGCTCCTGGACGGCATGGACACCAGCCAGCTAGAGCTGACTGAGCTCAGGTCTGGGGGGAGGAG GTCACAGCTAGCTATCATCCCCCAGGAGCCCTTTTTGTTCAGTGGGACTGTTCGGGAAAACCTGGATCCCCAGGGCCTGTATGAGGACAGAGCCTTGTGGCAGGCCCTAGAACAGTGCCACCTGAGTGAGGTGATCATCTCCATGG GTGGTCTGCTTGGCGAGCTGGGTGAGGGGGGCCGGAGCTTATCCCTGGGACAGAGGCAGCTGCTGTGTCTGGCCAGGGCTCTCCTCACAGATGCCAAG GTCCTGTGCATTGATGAGGCCACAGCAAGTGTGGACCAGAAGACAGACCAGCTGCTCCAGCAGACCATCTGCAAACGCTTTGCCAATAAAACAGTGCTGACCATTGCTCACAG GCTCAACACAATCCTGAACTCGGACCGGGTGCTGGTGCTACAAGCAGGGAGGGTCGTGGAGCTGGACTCCCCCTCTGCCTTGCGTAACCAGCCCCACTCACTATTCCAGCAGCTGCTGCAGAGCAGCCAGCAGGGAGGCCCCTCCTCTCCTGGAGGACCCTGA
- the Abcc10 gene encoding ATP-binding cassette sub-family C member 10 isoform X2, translating to MSVERLLAQLCGTSPARPLPLWEGNTTGHCFTQLVLSVLPHAFLAVLSACHLGTPRNPNYILPCSAGWCLRIGASFLLSIFPLLDLLPVALPPGAGPGPLGLEVLAGCVAAMAWLSHSLALWTLAHSPHGLSRGPLALALAAFLPAPALVLTLLWHCQKGTLLPPLLPGPLARLCLLILQLAAILAYGLGWAAPRGPQESWTQEPFLSSEDQEPEVSEDGESWLSRFSYAWLAPLLTRGAHGELQQAQDTCHLPRRLHLAYLARAFQAHWREGARLWRALYGAFGQRYLALGLLKLVGTMLGFSGPLLLSLLVGFLEEGQEPLSHGLLYALGLASGAVLGAVLQNQYGFEVRKVTLQARGAVLNILYHKTLQLGPSRPPAGEALNLLGTDSERLLNFASSFHEAWGLPLQLAITLYLLYNQVGMAFVGGLLLALLLVPVNKVIATRIMASNQEMLQHKDARVKLVTELLSGIRVIKFFGWEKALGARVEAYRARELGRLRVIKYLDAACVYLWAALPVVIAIIIFITYVLMGHQLTATKVFTALALVRMLIFPLNNFPWVINGLLEAKVSLVRIQHFLDLPNHNPQMYYSSDPPVRPSTVLELHEALFSWDPVGTSQETFISHLEVKKGMLVGIVGKVGCGKSSLLAAIAGELHRLHGQVAVWELSKGFGLATQEPWIQFATIRDNILFGKTFDAQLYREVLEACALNEDLSILPAGDQTEVGEKGVTLSGGQRARIALARAVYQEKTLYLLDDPLAAVDADVANHLLHKCILGMLSHTTRLLCTHRTEYLERADLVLLMESGHLVRAGPPSEILPLVQAVPKTWAENGQEPDSAKALSVQHPEKTKEELELEQNESGRLLQEESKKEGAVALHVYRAYWRAVGQGLALAILLSLLLMQATCNAADWWLSHWISQLKAARNSSQEGLASTSPGFSRLFSAQLLLFSPGSLYTPVFPLPKAAPNGSSDVRFYLTVYATIAGVNSLCTLLRAVLFAAGTLQAAATLHHRLLQRVLMAPVTFFDSTPTGRILNRFSSDVACADDSLPFLLNILLANAAGLLGLLAVLGSGLPWLLLLLPPLSIMYYRVQHRYRASARELRRLGSLTLSPLYTHLADTLAGLPVLRAAGATYRFEEKNQQLLELNQRCQFSSYATTQWLDIRLQLMGAAVVSAIAGIALVQHQQGLANPGLVGLSLSYALSLTGLLSGLVSSFTQTETMLVSVERLEEYSCELPQEPQGQPLQGISWLTQGSVEFQDVVLVYRPGLPNALDGVTFRVQPGEKLGIVGRTGSGKSSLFLVLFRLLEPSMGRVLLDGMDTSQLELTELRSQLAIIPQEPFLFSGTVRENLDPQGLYEDRALWQALEQCHLSEVIISMGGLLGELGEGGRSLSLGQRQLLCLARALLTDAKVLCIDEATASVDQKTDQLLQQTICKRFANKTVLTIAHRLNTILNSDRVLVLQAGRVVELDSPSALRNQPHSLFQQLLQSSQQGGPSSPGGP from the exons ATGTCCGTGGAACGGCTCCTGGCCCAGCTGTGCGGCACCAGCCCTGCGCGGCCACTCCCGCTGTGGGAGGGGAACACCACAGGCCACTGCTTCACCCAGCTGGTGCTCAGCGTCCTACCCCACGCGTTCCTCGCGGTGCTCAGTGCCTGTCACCTGGGCACCCCGAG GAATCCAAACTACATCCTACCCTGCAGTGCTGGCTGGTGCCTCCGAATTGGAGCTTCTTTTTTGCTCTCCATCTTCCCGCTGCTAGATCTCCTTCCAGTTGCCTTGCCACCAGGAGCAGGCCCAGGACCCTTAGGGTTAGAGGTGCTGGCAGGGTGTGTGGCAGCTATGGCCTGGCTCAGCCACAGCCTGGCTCTGTGGACATTAGCTCATTCACCTCATGGCCTCTCCCGGGGGCCCTTGGCCTTGGCTCTAGCAGCCTTCttgccagccccagccctagtGCTTACCCTGCTCTGGCATTGCCAGAAAGGCACATTGCTGCCCCCACTTCTCCCAGGGCCCCTAGCCCGCCTGTGTCTTCTCATTTTGCAGCTGGCAGCAATCTTGGCCTATGGACTGGGTTGGGCAGCCCCCAGGGGGCCACAAGAATCCTGGACTCAAGAGCCCTTCCTGTCCTCTGAGGATCAGGAACCTGAGGTGTCTGAGGATGGGGAGAGTTGGCTGTCACGCTTCTCCTATGCCTGGCTGGCACCCTTGCTGACCCGTGGGGCCCATGGAGAGCTCCAGCAGGCTCAAGACACATGCCATCTCCCCCGCAGGCTACACCTAGCCTACCTGGCCCGTGCCTTTCAGGCACACTGGCGGGAGGGTGCCCGGCTGTGGAGGGCCCTATATGGAGCCTTTGGGCAGCGCTACCTGGCACTTGGACTGCTCAAGCTGGTGGGGACCATGTTGGGATTCTCAGGGCCTCTGTTGCTTTCCCTATTggtgggcttcctggaggaagggcaAGAGCCACTAAGCCATGGCCTGCTCTATGCCCTGGGGCTAGCCAGTGGGGCTGTGTTGGGCGCTGTGCTACAGAATCAGTATGGGTTTGAGGTACGCAAGGTGACACTGCAGGCACGGGGGGCCGTATTGAACATCCTGTACCACAAGACTTTACAGCTGGGGCCCAGTCGCCCTCCTGCTGGGGAGGCCCTCAACCTACTAGGCACTGACTCTGAGCGGCTGCTAAACTTTGCCAGCAGCTTCCATGAGGCCTGGGGCTTGCCCCTGCAGCTGGCCATCACCCTCTATCTACTATACAACCAGGTGGGCATGGCCTTTGTGGGTGGTCTGCTCTTGGCGCTACTGCTGGTACCTGTCAACAAAGTGATTGCTACCCGCATCATGGCCAGCAACCAGGAGATGCTACAGCACAAGGACGCACGGGTTAAG CTTGTGACAGAACTGCTGAGTGGCATTAGAGTCATCAAGTTCTTTGGGTGGGAGAAGGCACTGGGGGCCCGAGTTGAGGCCTATCGGGCTCGAGAGTTGGGACGACTCCGAGTCATCAAATACCTGGATGCAGCCTGCGTGTACCTGTGGGCTGCCCTGCCGGTAGTCATTgccatcatcatcttcatcacctATGTACTTATGGGGCACCAGCTCACTGCTACCAAG GTGTTCACAGCCCTGGCACTGGTGCGCATGCTTATTTTCCCCCTCAACAACTTCCCTTGGGTCATCAATGGCCTCCTGGAGGCCAAAGTATCCTTGGTGCGGATCCAGCATTTCCTTGACCTTCCAAACCACAATCCCCAGATGTACTACAGCTCAG ATCCCCCTGTAAGGCCATCTACGGTGTTGGAGTTGCATGAAGCCTTGTTTTCCTGGGACCCAGTTGGAACTAGCCAGGAGACCTTCATTAGTCACCTTGAAGTGAAAAAG GGTATGCTGGTGGGCATTGTGGGGAAGGTAGGCTGTGGGAAGAGCTCGTTACTGGCTGCCATTGCTGGGGAACTGCACAG GCTGCATGGGCAGGTGGCAGTGTGGGAGCTATCCAAGGGCTTTGGCCTGGCCACCCAGGAACCCTGGATCCAGTTTGCCACCATCCGAGACAACATCCTCTTCGGGAAGACATTTGATGCCCAGCTGTACAGGGAGGTGCTAGAGGCCTGTGCCCTCAACGAGGACCTCAGC ATCCTGCCTGCAGGAGACCAGAcagaggtgggggagaagggtGTGACCCTCAGCGGGGGACAGCGTGCCCGGATTGCCCTTGCTCGTGCCGTGTACCAG GAGAAAACTCTCTATCTCCTTGATGACCCCCTGGCTGCTGTGGATGCAGATGTGGCCAACCACTTGTTGCACAAGTGCATCCTGGGAATGCTGAGTCACACTACACGGCTGCTGTGCACCCACCGCACTGAATACCTGGAGAGGGCTGACCTGGTGCTGCTTATGGAGTCTGGGCACCTTGTCCGGGCTG GACCTCCTTCTGAGATTCTGCCATTGGTACAAGCTGTCCCCAAAACCTGGGCTGAGAATGGACAAGAGCCTGACTCAG CCAAGGCCCTGTCAGTACAGCAcccagagaaaacaaaggaagaactaGAGTTGGAGCAGAACGAATCTGGCCGCCTGCTGCAGGAGGAAAGCAAGAAGGAGGGCGCCGTAGCCTTGCATGTATACCGTGCATACTGGAGGGCTGTGGGCCAGGGCCTGGCCCTCGCCAtcctcctctctctgctccttATGCAAG CCACATGCAATGCTGCGGACTGGTGGCTGTCCCATTGGATCTCTCAGCTGAAGGCAGCCAGGAATAGCTCCCAGGAGGGGCTGGCCTCCACCAGCCCGGGCTTCTCCAGGCTTTTCTCTGCACAGCTGCTCCTCTTCTCCCCCGGAAGCCTCTA CACCCCAGTGTTCCCATTACCCAAAGCTGCCCCCAATGGCTCTTCAGACGTCCGTTTCTACCTCACCGTATATGCGACTATTGCTGGTGTCAACTCTCTCTGCACCCTTCTCCGGGCAGTGCTCTTTGCAGCAGGTACCCTCCAAGCAGCTGCCACCCTGCATCACCGCCTACTGCAGCGAGTCCTCATG GCACCAGTGACTTTCTTTGACTCCACTCCCACGGGCCGGATCCTAAACCGCTTCTCCTCTGATGTGGCCTGTGCGGATGATAGCCTGCCCTTCCTCCTCAACATCTTGCTGGCCAATGCAGCAGGCTTGCTGGGTCTCCTGGctgtgctgggctctggccttccctggctgctgctgctcttgCCACCTTTGAGCATCATGTACTACCGCGTGCAGCACCGCTACAGGGCCTCCGCACGGGAGCTGCGTCGCCTGGGCAGCCTCACCCTGTCTCCACTCTATACCCACCTGGCTGACACCTTGGCTGGCCTCCCTGTACTCCGGGCAGCTGGGGCCACCTACAG GTTTGAGGAGAAGAACCAGCAACTCCTAGAGCTAAATCAGAGGTGCCAGTTTTCTTCCTATGCCACAACACAGTGGCTGGACATTCGACTACAGCTCATGGGGGCAGCAGTGGTCAGTGCCATTGCGGGCATTGCCCTGGTGCAGCACCAGCAAGGCCTCGCTAACCCAG GGCTGGTGGGCCTGTCTCTGTCTTATGCCCTGTCCCTGACAGGCCTGCTCTCAGGCCTGGTGAGCAGCTTCACGCAAACAGAAACCATGCTAGTGAGTGTTGAGCGCCTGGAGGAGTACTCCTGTGAACTGCCTCAGGAGCCTCAGGGACAGCCACTGCAG GGCATCAGCTGGTTGACCCAGGGAAGTGTGGAGTTCCAGGATGTGGTGTTGGTGTACCGGCCAGGGCTGCCAAATGCCCTGGATGGGGTGACCTTCCGTGTACAACCTGGAGAAAAGCTGGGCATTGTGGGCCGCACAGGTTCCGGCAAGTCGTCCCTGTTTTTGGTGCTGTTCCGGCTGTTGGAGCCCAGTATGGGGAGAGTGCTCCTGGACGGCATGGACACCAGCCAGCTAGAGCTGACTGAGCTCAG GTCACAGCTAGCTATCATCCCCCAGGAGCCCTTTTTGTTCAGTGGGACTGTTCGGGAAAACCTGGATCCCCAGGGCCTGTATGAGGACAGAGCCTTGTGGCAGGCCCTAGAACAGTGCCACCTGAGTGAGGTGATCATCTCCATGG GTGGTCTGCTTGGCGAGCTGGGTGAGGGGGGCCGGAGCTTATCCCTGGGACAGAGGCAGCTGCTGTGTCTGGCCAGGGCTCTCCTCACAGATGCCAAG GTCCTGTGCATTGATGAGGCCACAGCAAGTGTGGACCAGAAGACAGACCAGCTGCTCCAGCAGACCATCTGCAAACGCTTTGCCAATAAAACAGTGCTGACCATTGCTCACAG GCTCAACACAATCCTGAACTCGGACCGGGTGCTGGTGCTACAAGCAGGGAGGGTCGTGGAGCTGGACTCCCCCTCTGCCTTGCGTAACCAGCCCCACTCACTATTCCAGCAGCTGCTGCAGAGCAGCCAGCAGGGAGGCCCCTCCTCTCCTGGAGGACCCTGA